One window of the Deferribacterota bacterium genome contains the following:
- a CDS encoding acyl-CoA dehydrogenase family protein: MDFSLTDEQNVIKNMGADFAKNEIAPIADEAEKTGKPPYDVISKMGELGMMGVPFPEKYGGSGGDWVSQMILVEELSKGDPGIGGMLDVTNIVAEELYRFGTEEQKQKWLIPIVKGEKIGAFALTEPEAGSDAGATKTTAVLDGDNWVINGTKQFITNIAMDNASIVILTAKCPQLENKLGKKRVINTFIVPKGTPGFSIATHWDKLAWKWLPSVELSFDNCRIPKDYILGEEGRGFAQHLEVLQTGRIFVAAIAVGVARACYEDALSYAKERHQFGQPIYNFQSISFKLADMSMHIELARQMYLKAAWLKDKGKSYTMEASYAKLFASEMAEKVASDAVQIHGGYGLMSDFPVSRFYAAAKVLQIVEGTSEVQRLVISRFL, encoded by the coding sequence ATGGATTTTTCATTAACTGATGAACAAAATGTTATTAAAAATATGGGAGCAGATTTTGCTAAAAATGAGATAGCTCCTATAGCCGATGAAGCAGAAAAAACGGGTAAACCCCCATATGATGTTATATCAAAGATGGGTGAACTAGGTATGATGGGTGTTCCTTTCCCTGAAAAATATGGTGGTAGTGGTGGTGATTGGGTAAGCCAAATGATACTTGTAGAAGAACTTTCAAAAGGTGATCCTGGTATAGGCGGTATGCTTGATGTAACAAATATAGTAGCAGAAGAGTTGTATAGATTTGGTACAGAAGAACAGAAACAGAAGTGGTTAATTCCAATTGTAAAGGGTGAAAAAATAGGTGCATTTGCTCTTACTGAGCCAGAGGCAGGCTCTGATGCAGGAGCAACTAAAACCACTGCTGTATTAGACGGGGATAATTGGGTTATTAATGGCACAAAACAATTTATTACTAATATAGCGATGGATAATGCATCTATTGTTATTTTGACCGCTAAATGCCCTCAACTTGAGAATAAGCTAGGTAAGAAACGTGTGATAAACACCTTTATAGTCCCAAAGGGTACACCAGGTTTTAGTATTGCTACACACTGGGACAAACTTGCATGGAAGTGGTTGCCTTCTGTCGAATTGAGTTTTGATAATTGTAGGATTCCCAAAGATTATATTTTAGGTGAGGAAGGTAGGGGGTTTGCTCAACATTTAGAAGTGTTACAAACCGGACGTATTTTTGTTGCTGCAATAGCAGTAGGTGTAGCAAGAGCTTGCTATGAAGATGCGTTATCTTACGCCAAGGAAAGACATCAATTTGGACAGCCTATTTATAATTTTCAATCAATATCCTTTAAGCTTGCAGATATGTCTATGCATATTGAGCTAGCTAGGCAAATGTATTTAAAAGCTGCTTGGTTAAAAGATAAGGGCAAGTCATATACTATGGAAGCATCATATGCTAAATTATTTGCTTCAGAGATGGCGGAAAAGGTAGCAAGTGATGCTGTACAAATTCATGGTGGTTATGGACTTATGTCTGACTTCCCTGTTTCTCGCTTTTATGCAGCAGCTAAAGTATTGCAAATAGTAGAGGGGACATCAGAAGTCCAAAGACTTGTTATAAGTCGATTTTTATAA
- a CDS encoding long-chain-fatty-acid--CoA ligase: protein MNDKIIKGAPSTSNDDYQLNTITLLRHAARSYPEQEVVSRKNDGNLFRYNYGECYDRVKRLANALTELGVKPGDRIGVMEWNTHRFCELYFAISGIGAVLLQLNPRISADYLTYVINHSDAKFICVSDFLLASLFENIAPNLKGVQGYIILSDFTEKSTLKLSPQYDYEKLIEDASKEYEWIMIDERSAYSACYTTGTTGKPKGVYYSHRNIYLHTYAVATALQVGIEDVIMQITPMFHAQGWGFFYVGPLTGAKLVFPGAYTLETLDPLADLLVSEKVTVTCGAPAIFMPMLYHIQKLPKKPDLTGLRMASGASEPPLAMMKGFWELGKAEVIHAYGSTETTPLVTGNILKPSLKNLSEKEKWELKKKQGLIVVGVDVKLVGIDGKEVPHDGKSVGELWIKGPWIAKEYYKDERSEESFQDGYWKSGDMATIDKNGYVKIVDRLKDVIKSGGEWISSVDLENTLMGHPMVYEAAVVGVPHPKWEERPLALVVLTEEGKKSLKKEDLYTFLMEEGSFAKWQLPDDIIFVDEIPKTSVGKIAKKDIKGKYKDVYIKGDKE, encoded by the coding sequence ATGAATGATAAAATCATAAAAGGAGCACCTTCTACATCAAATGATGATTACCAGTTAAATACCATAACACTCCTCAGGCATGCTGCAAGGAGTTATCCAGAACAGGAAGTAGTTTCTAGAAAAAACGATGGGAATCTTTTTAGATATAATTATGGAGAGTGTTATGATAGGGTCAAAAGACTTGCAAATGCATTGACTGAACTCGGTGTTAAGCCAGGGGATAGGATTGGAGTGATGGAATGGAATACCCATCGTTTTTGTGAGCTCTATTTTGCCATATCAGGTATAGGTGCTGTGCTTCTTCAGTTGAATCCAAGAATTTCTGCTGACTATCTTACCTATGTGATAAATCATAGCGATGCCAAATTTATATGTGTCTCAGACTTCTTATTGGCTTCTTTGTTTGAAAATATAGCTCCTAATCTCAAAGGTGTACAAGGGTACATAATATTAAGTGATTTTACAGAAAAAAGTACGTTAAAACTTTCACCCCAATATGACTATGAAAAACTTATTGAAGATGCTTCTAAAGAATATGAGTGGATAATGATAGATGAACGTTCTGCTTATAGTGCATGTTATACTACAGGTACAACGGGCAAACCCAAAGGGGTTTATTATTCTCACCGTAATATATATCTGCATACTTACGCTGTCGCCACAGCATTACAGGTAGGAATAGAAGATGTGATAATGCAAATTACGCCAATGTTTCATGCGCAGGGATGGGGGTTCTTCTATGTAGGACCTTTAACAGGCGCTAAATTGGTATTTCCAGGGGCGTATACTCTTGAAACCCTTGACCCACTTGCAGATTTACTAGTTTCAGAAAAGGTGACAGTAACTTGTGGTGCTCCAGCAATCTTTATGCCTATGCTCTATCACATCCAGAAATTACCAAAGAAGCCTGATCTTACAGGTCTTCGCATGGCTTCGGGGGCTAGTGAACCACCACTTGCAATGATGAAAGGTTTTTGGGAATTAGGTAAGGCAGAGGTTATACATGCCTATGGTTCTACTGAAACCACACCTCTTGTAACAGGTAATATCCTTAAACCCTCTTTAAAAAATCTATCTGAAAAAGAAAAATGGGAGCTTAAAAAGAAACAAGGGCTTATTGTTGTGGGTGTAGATGTTAAATTAGTAGGGATAGATGGTAAAGAGGTGCCGCATGATGGAAAAAGTGTTGGTGAATTGTGGATAAAGGGACCATGGATTGCAAAGGAGTATTACAAAGATGAAAGAAGTGAGGAATCTTTTCAGGATGGATATTGGAAGAGTGGTGATATGGCTACTATTGATAAGAACGGATATGTTAAGATTGTAGATCGATTAAAGGATGTAATTAAAAGTGGTGGTGAGTGGATCTCTTCTGTTGATTTAGAAAATACATTAATGGGACATCCTATGGTTTATGAGGCTGCTGTTGTAGGTGTTCCTCATCCAAAATGGGAGGAGAGACCATTGGCATTAGTAGTATTAACAGAGGAAGGGAAAAAGAGTCTTAAAAAGGAAGATTTATACACATTCCTTATGGAAGAGGGATCTTTTGCTAAATGGCAATTACCCGATGATATAATTTTTGTCGATGAGATTCCTAAGACAAGTGTGGGGAAGATTGCCAAGAAAGATATAAAGGGAAAATATAAGGATGTTTATATAAAAGGAGATAAAGAATGA
- a CDS encoding long-chain fatty acid--CoA ligase yields the protein MRENVDSIGDSLTLTAGKYPNKIALINFGGSRFTYSEFNERVNRLANSLIDLGIGKGDKVAYLFYNGNKFLEAHYAVAKLGAVGVPLNTRLVGRELSYQIDNADVICVLYGNEFNDTINSIKGNLSKVKHFISDGNEREGVLNYDELISDGNSKEPEVKVSLYDENLILYTAGTTGLPKGAILTHRNSLFNGYTMLMDYHLTHDDIAQVVPPLYHSASLNAFAVPTVIMGGTMVIHNPMSLKEIFQAIEEEKVTVTWGPATLWRMLISDPAIKEYDLSSVRLIANGAMYMPASMRKELLSYFPNAEIGDTYGMTESSPCTTILPPKDALRKSSSVGIPLTVCDVKIFNEEGEELPVGEIGEIVNRGNFMKGYYKNPEATAEVIKNGWFYTGDLGMKDEEGFIYLVDRKKDMIVSGGENVYSKEVEEVISTHPKVFEVAVIGLPDEKWGEVVTAVITPKPGEKITEEEIIEYSKKNLAGYKCPKIVKFVDNIPKNPAGKIVKSELKRLYEKQSKR from the coding sequence ATGAGAGAAAATGTAGATAGTATTGGGGATAGCCTTACCCTTACAGCAGGCAAGTACCCCAATAAGATTGCGCTGATAAACTTTGGTGGCTCTAGGTTTACGTACAGCGAATTTAATGAGAGAGTAAATAGGCTCGCTAATTCGCTTATTGATCTGGGCATTGGGAAGGGTGATAAAGTTGCCTATCTTTTTTATAATGGCAACAAGTTTTTGGAGGCGCACTACGCTGTAGCTAAGTTGGGAGCAGTAGGAGTTCCTCTAAATACCAGACTTGTAGGGCGTGAACTTTCATATCAGATAGATAATGCTGATGTGATCTGTGTTCTATACGGTAATGAATTTAATGATACAATAAATTCAATTAAAGGAAATCTTTCGAAGGTAAAACACTTCATCTCTGATGGCAATGAGAGAGAAGGCGTACTTAACTATGATGAGCTTATTAGTGATGGCAATTCGAAAGAACCTGAGGTTAAGGTGTCCCTTTATGATGAAAACCTGATCCTTTACACTGCAGGGACAACAGGCCTACCTAAGGGTGCTATTTTGACACATAGAAACAGTTTGTTTAATGGTTATACGATGCTTATGGATTACCACTTGACGCACGATGATATTGCTCAAGTGGTGCCACCTCTTTATCATTCTGCATCACTTAACGCTTTTGCTGTGCCCACAGTGATTATGGGGGGCACAATGGTTATTCATAATCCAATGTCTCTAAAAGAGATCTTTCAGGCAATAGAAGAGGAAAAGGTTACTGTTACATGGGGACCTGCGACACTGTGGCGAATGTTAATTAGTGATCCTGCTATTAAGGAGTATGATCTTAGTAGTGTTCGTCTTATTGCTAATGGCGCAATGTACATGCCTGCTAGTATGCGTAAAGAACTGTTGTCTTATTTTCCAAATGCTGAGATAGGAGATACCTATGGCATGACAGAGTCCTCTCCTTGTACGACTATATTACCTCCAAAAGATGCATTAAGAAAATCATCCTCCGTTGGGATTCCATTAACAGTCTGTGATGTGAAGATCTTTAATGAAGAAGGTGAAGAACTTCCAGTTGGTGAAATAGGGGAGATTGTTAATAGAGGTAATTTTATGAAAGGTTACTATAAAAACCCAGAGGCCACAGCGGAAGTCATAAAAAATGGATGGTTCTATACGGGCGATCTCGGCATGAAAGACGAGGAGGGTTTTATATATTTAGTAGACAGAAAAAAGGATATGATTGTCTCAGGTGGAGAGAATGTTTACTCTAAAGAGGTGGAAGAAGTTATCTCCACACACCCCAAAGTCTTTGAGGTGGCAGTAATTGGTCTACCCGATGAAAAATGGGGTGAGGTTGTAACAGCTGTAATTACACCAAAGCCTGGAGAAAAGATCACTGAAGAGGAAATTATTGAATATAGTAAGAAAAATTTGGCAGGCTATAAATGTCCAAAGATAGTTAAATTCGTCGATAATATCCCAAAAAATCCAGCTGGCAAGATTGTGAAGTCAGAACTGAAGAGATTATATGAGAAGCAAAGTAAACGTTAA
- a CDS encoding enoyl-CoA hydratase/isomerase family protein — translation MGNVIYEKMEGTAIIRLNRPEKKNALNLELIENLGKVLKNAEEDKEVRVVVITGSGNNFSSGADLTDPTTIDMMKQEFSQSSTMIRLINLEKPTIAAVDGYALGHGAEYMLMCDIVIASDRAIIGFIGPQRGVVCPYAMIRLGDEIGRSKAKELIWTCDRISASTALEIGLINKVVLQEELMNEVLSFAKKLIKSSPTAIKLIKKAINRGLNDYKYAKDLFDESLESKDFIEGVTSFMERRDPKWIL, via the coding sequence ATGGGCAATGTTATCTATGAGAAGATGGAAGGTACAGCTATTATAAGGCTCAATAGGCCAGAAAAAAAGAATGCTTTAAATCTAGAATTAATAGAAAACTTAGGCAAGGTTTTAAAAAATGCAGAAGAGGATAAAGAGGTTAGAGTTGTAGTAATTACTGGAAGTGGGAACAATTTTTCATCTGGTGCTGACCTAACGGATCCCACTACTATCGATATGATGAAACAGGAATTCTCTCAATCTTCTACCATGATTAGGCTTATAAACTTGGAAAAACCAACAATAGCCGCCGTGGATGGATATGCATTGGGACATGGTGCTGAATATATGTTGATGTGTGACATTGTTATAGCGTCAGATAGAGCAATTATAGGGTTTATAGGACCTCAACGTGGGGTAGTATGCCCTTATGCTATGATTAGGCTAGGAGATGAGATAGGTAGATCAAAAGCAAAGGAACTCATATGGACGTGTGATCGTATATCTGCAAGTACAGCATTAGAGATAGGGTTGATAAATAAGGTTGTTCTCCAAGAAGAACTTATGAATGAGGTCTTATCCTTTGCTAAAAAACTGATAAAGTCTTCGCCAACCGCTATTAAATTGATAAAAAAAGCAATAAACAGGGGTTTGAACGATTATAAATATGCTAAAGATTTGTTTGATGAATCTTTAGAGAGCAAAGATTTTATAGAGGGGGTAACATCATTTATGGAGAGAAGAGATCCAAAATGGATTCTTTAA